One window of Phalacrocorax carbo chromosome 1, bPhaCar2.1, whole genome shotgun sequence genomic DNA carries:
- the NDUFA9 gene encoding NADH dehydrogenase [ubiquinone] 1 alpha subcomplex subunit 9, mitochondrial isoform X3, with product MHQERFGPARTPSGARGGGYDKMAAAARCGRVPRGLLSPRAGPGISVLAAAPSVLQQHRQVHHAVIPHGRSGRSSVSGIVATVFGATGFLGRYVVNRLGRIGSQVIIPYRCDQYDLMYLRPMGDLGQLLFLEWDCKDKDSTRRAVEHSNVVINLVGKEWETKNFSFEDEFVNIPQSIAHIAREAGVETLIHISHLNASMKSPSKYLRSKAVGEKAVREEFPDAIILKPSEMFGREDRFLNHYANMRWFGGVPLISLGKKTVKQPVYVTDVAKAIINAIKDPDAKGKTYALAGPNRYLLYDMVAYIYAVSFRTFLPYPLPRPYYLLLASYSWSSCIT from the exons ATGCACCAAGAGAGGTTTGGCCCTGCCCGCACGCCGTCCGGCGCGAGGGGTGGTGGGTACGacaagatggcggcggcggctcgcTGCGGCCGGGTTCCCCGCGGCCTCCTGTCGCCAAGGGCAG GCCCTGGCATTTCTGTGCTAGCTGCAGCACCATCTGTGTTGCAGCAGCACCGCCAAGTTCATCATGCGGTGATCCCTCATGGAAGAAGTGGACGATCCTCTGTTAGTGGCATCGTGGCCACTGTCTTTGGGGCTACAGGTTTCCTGGGACGATATGTTGTCAACCGTTTAG GTCGCATTGGATCTCAAGTAATTATACCTTATCGTTGTGATCAGTATGACCTCATGTATCTGCGGCCAATGGGTGACCTGGGGCAACTTCTCTTCTTA GAGTGGGACTGTAAGGACAAAGACTCTACCCGAAGAGCCGTGGAACACAGCAATGTGGTCATTAATCTTGTTGGAAAGGAATGggaaacaaa AAACTTCAGTTTTGAAGATGAATTTGTAAATATTCCCCAAAGTATTGCACACATAGCTAGGGAAGCTGGTGTGGAAACACTCATTCATATATCTCACCTGAATGCTAGCATGAAGAGTCCTTCCAAATACCTCAGGAGTAAA GCTGTTGGAGAGAAAGCAGTGAGGGAAGAATTTCCAGATGCTATAATTTTGAAGCCCTCTGAGATGTTTGGGAGAGAGGACCGATTTCTCAATCATTACGCAA ACATGCGCTGGTTTGGTGGTGTGCCTCTTATTTCTCTGGGCAAAAAAACAGTGAAGCAACCAGTATAT GTGACTGATGTAGCAAAGGCAATTATTAATGCAATTAAGGATCCTGATGCTAAAGGAAAAACATACGCCTTGGCTGG aCCTAACCGATACCTCCTTTACGACATGGTAGCATACATCTACGCGGTTTCCTTTCGAACCTTTCTTCCCTATCCGCTTCCACGTCCT
- the NDUFA9 gene encoding NADH dehydrogenase [ubiquinone] 1 alpha subcomplex subunit 9, mitochondrial isoform X2 translates to MHQERFGPARTPSGARGGGYDKMAAAARCGRVPRGLLSPRAGPGISVLAAAPSVLQQHRQVHHAVIPHGRSGRSSVSGIVATVFGATGFLGRYVVNRLGRIGSQVIIPYRCDQYDLMYLRPMGDLGQLLFLEWDCKDKDSTRRAVEHSNVVINLVGKEWETKNFSFEDEFVNIPQSIAHIAREAGVETLIHISHLNASMKSPSKYLRSKAVGEKAVREEFPDAIILKPSEMFGREDRFLNHYANMRWFGGVPLISLGKKTVKQPVYVTDVAKAIINAIKDPDAKGKTYALAGPNRYLLYDMVAYIYAVSFRTFLPYPLPRPLYHLLARFFEISPFEPWLTRDKVDREIIVKTCGHYV, encoded by the exons ATGCACCAAGAGAGGTTTGGCCCTGCCCGCACGCCGTCCGGCGCGAGGGGTGGTGGGTACGacaagatggcggcggcggctcgcTGCGGCCGGGTTCCCCGCGGCCTCCTGTCGCCAAGGGCAG GCCCTGGCATTTCTGTGCTAGCTGCAGCACCATCTGTGTTGCAGCAGCACCGCCAAGTTCATCATGCGGTGATCCCTCATGGAAGAAGTGGACGATCCTCTGTTAGTGGCATCGTGGCCACTGTCTTTGGGGCTACAGGTTTCCTGGGACGATATGTTGTCAACCGTTTAG GTCGCATTGGATCTCAAGTAATTATACCTTATCGTTGTGATCAGTATGACCTCATGTATCTGCGGCCAATGGGTGACCTGGGGCAACTTCTCTTCTTA GAGTGGGACTGTAAGGACAAAGACTCTACCCGAAGAGCCGTGGAACACAGCAATGTGGTCATTAATCTTGTTGGAAAGGAATGggaaacaaa AAACTTCAGTTTTGAAGATGAATTTGTAAATATTCCCCAAAGTATTGCACACATAGCTAGGGAAGCTGGTGTGGAAACACTCATTCATATATCTCACCTGAATGCTAGCATGAAGAGTCCTTCCAAATACCTCAGGAGTAAA GCTGTTGGAGAGAAAGCAGTGAGGGAAGAATTTCCAGATGCTATAATTTTGAAGCCCTCTGAGATGTTTGGGAGAGAGGACCGATTTCTCAATCATTACGCAA ACATGCGCTGGTTTGGTGGTGTGCCTCTTATTTCTCTGGGCAAAAAAACAGTGAAGCAACCAGTATAT GTGACTGATGTAGCAAAGGCAATTATTAATGCAATTAAGGATCCTGATGCTAAAGGAAAAACATACGCCTTGGCTGG aCCTAACCGATACCTCCTTTACGACATGGTAGCATACATCTACGCGGTTTCCTTTCGAACCTTTCTTCCCTATCCGCTTCCACGTCCTCTCTACCA